From Pyramidobacter piscolens W5455:
CGCCAGATCGTACTCGCCGATCGTCTTCCCGAAATCGAACAGCGTGGCCGCGCCGTAATGCGGCAGCATTTTCGCCAGCGCCAGCGCGTGCAGGTCCCCCTTCTTCACGCTGCGGCGGAAGATTCCGTTGACGACGCTTCTCATGTTCGTTTTCAGAAGGAAGCGGAACGCTTGGGCGCGCGCTTTCCCGGCCGTGCCCCGATAGACGTCCCAGAACGAGGGGAAAACCGACCAGCCGATCACGCGCGAGATGCGTTTGTCGAACGCGGCGGCCCGCGGCGCGAAATAGCCGCCGAGCGAGACGCCGACGATCGCCGCGTCGCGCAGGCCGAAGCGTTCCGTGACCGCCATGACCGGCTTTTCCCACGCGGCGGTAAAGGGGAGGCCGCGCAGCCGCGTCACCGCGCCCTGCCCCGGCCCTTCGAACAGATAGACTTCGTAGCCCCGCTCGCGCAGGTACAGCATCGGGAAAAAGAATTCCTCGTAATAGGAGTCGTTGCCGCCGTGAACGAGAAACGTCCCTTTTTTCTCCCGCTCCGGCGCCGCGCGCATGACGGGCAGCGCGACGCCCTCATAGGGAACTTCCAGACGCTCGACGATGGGCGGACCGCCGTCGCTTGGCGCGAAATAATCCGCAAAGTATCCGTAAAACAGCTCGCGGGCTTTGTCGTAACACGCGAGGGCGTCGGGATCGTCTTCGCTCATGTAGAATTCGGCCATCCGGTAATAGGCGATGGCGTTGGCGACGCGCTCTTCGGCGAGCGCCCGGGCGCCGAGCTCCATGAGGGTCCTTTTCCAGTCGTCGAAGTCTTTGATCCGACGCGAGACGCGCTCCACCTCCTCCAGATCGCCGCCGCTCCAGTTGATCATGCGGTTTAGCTGATAGTTGATGTGCGGTTCGTCGTTGAGGTCGTGAAAGCCCTTTTTGAAGACGATCGGCGCGTTGACGTCGTATTTTTTCATGAATTCCTCTCCTTTCGGCCGTTCCTCCGCGGCATGCGGACGCGCTTTTCACTTTTATCTGTTAAATATTATAGCAGACGCGGCGGAAAATCGTCCGCCGCCGGCTCTTTCATAAAAAGACGAGGCGCTTCACCCGCTGAAGGTGAAGCGCCTCGATATTTTTCGTTCCCCCGCCGCGTTTCCGAGCGAGAATAAAAAAAATGGCACTCTCTAGGGGATTCGAACCCCTGTTACCGGGCTGAGAACCCGATGTCCTGGGCCACTGGACGAAGAGAGCGCATAAAAATGGCTGGGATACAGGGATTCGAACCCCAATTCTCTGATCCAGAGTCAGATGTCCTGCCGTTGGACGATATCCCAAAGCCGCATGTCGAATTGTGCTCGGCGTCTTTCGCAAAGCAAGGGAATAATAGCATGTCTCAAAAAAAATTGCAAGACCCCGATCGAGAAAATCCCGGGAATGTCCTCGAAGCGGTTGTATTTCGTCCGAAAATAACGCTCCAAAGGGGCCGCAGCGTTTGAACTTATGGCGTCCAGAGTCTATAATTGAGCTGAAAGTTTCTGCGGCACACATTTTCTCCTCAAAATTTATTTCAAAAGGAGTCCGACAAATGAACGTCAACGACAAACTTTACCGCAAGGCTCTCGACCGCCGTCCCCTGAACGTGAGGAACCGCTGGGAAAGCGAAGATGTGGGACTGTTCAGCGGCCGCGATATTTTCGCCGCCATGAAGGAGAACGAGGCGATCGTGCTGGCGGCGAACGCCCGTCATCCGCTCACGGCCAAGGGCGTGCTGCGCGCCGCCAAAAAACACGACGCCGCCGTGCTGATCGAGATCGCCAAATCGGAGACCAATTACTGCGGCGCCAATTTCGGCAATCTCGTCGATTATGCCGTGCAGTATTCCAGGGAACTGGGGCACGGCGCGGTCTTCGCCATGCACGTCGATCATTACGGCATCAAGGGCAAAGATGACGTGATGAAGGCGGTCACGCAGATGGGCGAGATCGTCGCCAAGGGCTGGACGTCGGTGGCCATCGACGCCTCGCATCTCGACGACTGGAACAATCTCTGCGCCACGCGCGACGTGGCCATGCACATCCCGCCTTATTTCGGGCTCGAGGCCGAGGTGGGCGAGATCAAGGGACCGGGCGAATTTTCCACGGTGGAAGAAGCTTTGTATTTCATCGGCGGGCTCAACTCGTGGGGCATCTTCCCCGATCTGATCGCCATCTCCAACGGCAGCAAGCACGGCACTTACGACAAGACGATGGGGCAGGACGAGGGCATCAACCTCGATCGCACGCAAGAGATCGCCGCGGCGCTGCGGCCTTACGGCGTCGGCATCGCCCAGCACGGCATCTCCGGCACCGACATCGAAAAGTGCGCCAGATTCCGCAAGTACGGCATCGTCAAGGGCAACGTGGCGACGCTGTTCCAGAACGTGATCTTCGGCATCAAGATGGAGCCCGACACGGGCAACGCGGTGATCGAGGGCGATTCCTACGTCAAGGAAGCGGACCGCGGCATCCCCGTCGATCTGTGGGACGAGATCGTGGCGTACTGCGACGGCAAGGGCATGAGCCGCAAGTCGGGCGATTACAAGAAGGCGAATCTGCCCTTCTGCGACAAGATTCTCGCCCTGCCCGACAAATACCTGGACCGCATCCTCGACGAGACGGAGTACTGGGCGGAACGTTTCATCAAGGCGTTCAACGCCGAGGGCACGGCCGAGAAGGTGATCGAGGTCGTCAACCGCCGCGGCACGTGGAATCCGCTGCCCGAGCGCAAGATCATCGCCGACCGCGCCGATTTCCGCGCCGACACCGCGCCCACCAAGGGCGGCAACGACGGCGGCGATTATTCAGAATAAGCGATGAGAAACTTTTCCGCGAAAATTCTTTTGAGCGTTCTGCTGCTGACGGAGGGAGGCGCTGCGCTGCCGGCGGCTCCCGTCGCCACGCAGCTGACCGCCGACGCCATGGACTACGATATGGAAAGCGGCGAGTTCAAGGCGCAGGGACACGTGACGCTGAAGCGCGAGGACGTGACGCTGACTTCCGCCTATGGCGAAGCCAGCACGAAAACGCAGAAGGCGCGCCTGTGGCGGAACGTGCACGCTTTCGGCACCCACCGCGGCGAAAAGCTCGACGCCGTATGTGCCGAGCTTGTGGCCGACTTTTCCGCACCTGGCGGCAGTTACGCGATGAAAGGCAACGTGGACGCCGTCTTCGGCAGCCGCGTGCTGCGCGCGGCCGTGGCGCGGCTGGGCGGGCGGACTTTCGGAGCCGAGGACGTGACGCATTTCGAGGACAAAGACCGCAACATGGTCATGACCTGCGCCGCGCTGAGCGGCGATTACGATG
This genomic window contains:
- a CDS encoding LptA/OstA family protein translates to MSVLLLTEGGAALPAAPVATQLTADAMDYDMESGEFKAQGHVTLKREDVTLTSAYGEASTKTQKARLWRNVHAFGTHRGEKLDAVCAELVADFSAPGGSYAMKGNVDAVFGSRVLRAAVARLGGRTFGAEDVTHFEDKDRNMVMTCAALSGDYDAQGLRAAEGKGSVTVVQQDEQKTSHLWCDELSYSREADTLTGAGNAKIHVQSKSGRTRETTIECEKLVYSVGGNVVTATGNARAVQDGRRISAQTLIYHPDTGRLEAKGTPRISVDLTNLKPSPRTPAKNGAPAAGSEKGGKK
- a CDS encoding alpha/beta hydrolase; translation: MKKYDVNAPIVFKKGFHDLNDEPHINYQLNRMINWSGGDLEEVERVSRRIKDFDDWKRTLMELGARALAEERVANAIAYYRMAEFYMSEDDPDALACYDKARELFYGYFADYFAPSDGGPPIVERLEVPYEGVALPVMRAAPEREKKGTFLVHGGNDSYYEEFFFPMLYLRERGYEVYLFEGPGQGAVTRLRGLPFTAAWEKPVMAVTERFGLRDAAIVGVSLGGYFAPRAAAFDKRISRVIGWSVFPSFWDVYRGTAGKARAQAFRFLLKTNMRSVVNGIFRRSVKKGDLHALALAKMLPHYGAATLFDFGKTIGEYDLAPVAGKIDQDVLILGAQRDIMIPYTLIGKEIALLKNARSLTFRLFTDREGAGDHCSCGDTELALDTICRWMDALDARDRG
- a CDS encoding class II fructose-bisphosphate aldolase; its protein translation is MNVNDKLYRKALDRRPLNVRNRWESEDVGLFSGRDIFAAMKENEAIVLAANARHPLTAKGVLRAAKKHDAAVLIEIAKSETNYCGANFGNLVDYAVQYSRELGHGAVFAMHVDHYGIKGKDDVMKAVTQMGEIVAKGWTSVAIDASHLDDWNNLCATRDVAMHIPPYFGLEAEVGEIKGPGEFSTVEEALYFIGGLNSWGIFPDLIAISNGSKHGTYDKTMGQDEGINLDRTQEIAAALRPYGVGIAQHGISGTDIEKCARFRKYGIVKGNVATLFQNVIFGIKMEPDTGNAVIEGDSYVKEADRGIPVDLWDEIVAYCDGKGMSRKSGDYKKANLPFCDKILALPDKYLDRILDETEYWAERFIKAFNAEGTAEKVIEVVNRRGTWNPLPERKIIADRADFRADTAPTKGGNDGGDYSE